The proteins below come from a single Benincasa hispida cultivar B227 chromosome 4, ASM972705v1, whole genome shotgun sequence genomic window:
- the LOC120075637 gene encoding photosystem II 22 kDa protein, chloroplastic translates to MAAQTMLLTSGVCVGHGVGVKRELRLRPNAQFSRLFFNPLPSHSVSLPARGFTTLAVFKSRTKAPPKKVSKPKQKVEDGIFGTSGGIGFTKQNELFVGRVAMIGFAASLLGEAITGKGILAQLNLETGVPIYEAEPLLLFFILFTLLGAIGALGDRGKFIDDPEPATGLERAVIPPGKNFRSALGLKEGGPLFGFTKANELFVGRLAQLGFAFSLIGEIITGKGALAQLNIETGVPINEIEPLVLLNVVFFFIAAVNPGTGKFVTDEEDDE, encoded by the exons ATGGCGGCTCAAACCATGTTACTTACTTCTGGTGTGTGCGTCGGCCATGGCGTGGGTGTTAAGAGAGAATTAAGGCTTAGACCTAACGCCCAATTTAGTCGCCTCTTTTTTAATCCCCTGCCTTCCCACTCTGTTTCTTTGCCGGCGCGTGGATTCACCACTCTTGCCGTGTTTAAATCCAGAACCAAAGCGCCGCCCAAGAAG gtTTCGAAGCCGAAGCAGAAGGTTGAAGACGGCATTTTCGGGACTTCCGGTGGCATTGGTTTCACTAAGCAGAATGAACTCTTCGTCGGCCGTGTTGCCATGATCGGCTTTGCT GCATCACTATTGGGAGAAGCGATCACCGGAAAGGGAATTCTCGCACAACTGAACTTGGAAACTGGAGTTCCGATCTACGAAGCGGAgcctcttcttctcttcttcattttatTCACTCTTCTCGGAGCCATCGGAGCCCTAGGAGACCGTGGAAAATTCATCGACGATCCAGAACCCGCCACCGGATTGGAACGTGCAGTCATCCCTCCCGGAAAGAACTTCAGATCGGCGCTAGGTCTCAAAGAAGGAG GTCCGTTGTTCGGATTCACGAAGGCAAATGAACTGTTCGTCGGAAGATTGGCGCAGCTAGGGTTTGCGTTTTCGCTGATCGGAGAGATTATTACAGGAAAAGGAGCGTTGGCGCAGTTGAATATCGAGACGGGAGTGCCGATTAATGAGATCGAGCCCCTGgttttgttgaatgttgtgttCTTCTTCATTGCTGCTGTGAATCCTGGAACTGGTAAATTCGTAACCGATGAAGAAGACGATGAATGA